The window AAAAATTGACCCGGAGATATCTTGGCTAATTTTTTGTTGCCATGATTCCTCATTGTCTTGAAAAAATCGCGCACGCAGTATGCTATGCCGCTCAACCAAGGTTTCAATTGCTGCCGCAATAACGTCCTGCGACAAGTTTGTCTTCAAACCAAGGAAGAAGTTTTGATCATAAGGCAGATTTGGAGACGGTTGGAGATGCATATAGAGATTTTGCATAGGACTTAATGAGAAACTATTGCCTGTATCCTCAGACGGCTGGACGGAATAATTTGTAAGAGGACGGGCGACAGCTGAATTTGCTGCCAACTTCGATACAGTCTTGACGCGCAGGACGTCTGCGCTGCTGATGTTAATGTAAGAAGCTCGCGCTAGCGAGGAGACTTGCATGGCGGTGATAGAATCGCCCCCAAGCTGTAGAAAGCTATCATCGACACCAATATCCGATTCATTGACATTAAGAACTTGGGCCCAAATACGTCGTATCTGGACTTCCACTGCGGAGGACGGTTGCTGTTTGGGTTTTGGAGAACTTGTCTGTCGTTCCGCGCGCTGCCTTGCTAGGAGCTCCGATCCAATCATGCGGAGCTTCTTGCGATCGGTCTTTTCAGTGGCCGTCATAGGCATTTCCTCCAGATGGAAAATTGCCACCGGGATCATATATAAAGGCAAGAGCTCAGTGAGAGCTTTCTCGACCTCAGGCTCAAGACCATGCGATGTCTGGATAATGGAAGAATTGGTCTCCGCGTTTGTGCTGGTTTTCGTAACAAAAGCCACTAGTACTGGATTGGCACCGCTGTCGCCGTTCGATACAACCTCTGCTACAACTTGGACAGCATCAGCTATGCATTGTTTGACATGGTGTTCAACTTCTCCGAGCTCAACTCGTTGGCCGCGAATTTTCACTTGGTTGTCTTTCCGGCTGATGTAATTTAATGTGCCATCGTCGTTATAGCTGACAAGATCACCCGTCTTGTATAAACGGCCGCGTCTTCCAGCGTGCTTCATAGATCCCTTCAGTAGCCAGGACGGGTCTTCGATGAAGACAGCCTGTGTCTTCTCTGGGTTTCCCAGATACCCGCATCCAACAAGTGGTCCTTCTAGCAAGAGCTCACCAACTTTGCCAACTGGAACCAGGCGATTATGATCCTCGGCATCTGCAACCCAAGTGACATGGCCCAACCCGCGGCCAACATGAGGATTTCCCTCGCCATCGGCTACATCCGTGTTGATGGTACTCACTGGAGTACATTCTGCCGGGCCATACGCATTGACAAGCTGCACACCCGCTGTTACCCATGGAGTCACATCATCTCTACACAATGGTTCACCAATGGACATGATTAACTTGAGACAAGATACCTCTGTTGGGTGTAAAGTCCTCAGCACCGAAGGGGTAAGAATGATAGAATCTGCCTGCATGTCGCTGATGGCCTTTGGTAAGTCACTTTTTCGATCCTCGTCGTTGGGGATGCATAGGCAAGCACCAGTAGCCAGCGTATAGAGAATGGCAAAAATCGACATGTCGAAGCTATATGAAGCAAAGTCGAAAACCCGCCAGCTCTTCTTGTAGGCAAATTTCTTTGTCTGATGATGTATGGCCGAGGCAAAATTTATATGGCTGACCTGTGCTCCCTTGGGTACTCCAGTGCTGCCCGATGTGAATGCGACGTACAAAATTGAGTCTGGAGTTGGGCTACTCAATTGTCGCTCTGGCTGATTTTCCAGGTCGGAGGCTAGACTTGCTGAGACAGGGATGACGGTGCTAGCGAGGCGCAAGCTCAGGCTTTGGCAATCTGTGGATGAGAGGATAATACGAGCATTGACTTGCTGCACAATGACCTGTAGTCGCTGCTCAGGAAGTGCATtatcaagaagaacaaatgTGCCTCCTGCCTTCACTACGGCAAGCAGCGATACAATTATCCACGCTGATTTCTCAAAGCAAAGCGGAACAATGTCACCCAATGCTAAGCCAATGTCCTGCAGCCGCCACGCCAACTTAGTAGAGAGGCGATCCAGCTCCTCATACGACAAAGTGGCGTCCCAAGCATAAATGGCAGGCGAAGCCGGATCAGCACAAACTTGATCTCCAATCAAACTGTGAACACAGCGGTCAATTGCATTCGGAAGACGACCGTTCCAACTCCATATCCTCTCCACATCTTGAGCTGTCATGATGTCGActttcaacatcttctcaTCTGGATTTGCTATGCTCAGCTGTTGCAAAACAGACTCAAACGACTGAACAAGATTCTGGACAAGCTGAGTTTCCAGTACCTTGGAATCAAATCCTGCATGCACTGTAATGCCGCGTGCGCCAAGTTTGACCTCGACCGTGAGAGCATAAGTATTGAGCTCTTGATATTCCTTTAATTCCCATTTGCCCAACGTCTCTTCTATGGGACTAATGTCTGGTTGGACAAGTAAAAGAGTCTGAAACTCGCAAGCTCGTTGACAGCCATCCCCTGACCTAGAGATCATGCTCAGCCCAGATTGCTCGAATGGAATCATTTCAATGGCCTGCTTCTGTACTGTCTCTAGGTAGTCAACAATCGTGGAATGTTTGTCCCACCGGACTCTGACTGGAACAGTAGCAATAGTTGGGGCGGCCATTTTTTCAATGCCAGGGATTGGAGCATTCCGTCCGGACAGCGGAACACCAAATACGACATCATTGGCATCGATCCAAAGTCCAACGGTCAAGGCCCATGCAGCACGAATCAATGAAGATGTAGTAACCTTCATCGTTGTGGTATTTGGTATCGACATGTCCCATCGGAGCCTTGAATCGATTGAAGGTTGGTGTATCGTTGGAGGGATCGTAGGAAATGGTGTCCCGCTATAGCCGTCTAAAAATCGTAACCAGTATGCTTTGGCTAACTCAGCACTCTGTCGATTTACATAATCGATAAATCCGTTAAACTTTGGAGGAGCGTCCAAATCTTGACCGCGATAGACTTTGTCAACCGAATTAAGTATTAGGCGCATAGACCACCCATCGTAAAGTGCATGGTGGATTGTAAATACAAAATGGCTGTACAACCCAACTTCGTCCTTCACGAGAGCATAGCGCACAAGTGGCACGCCCAGTGCCATTTGGTGAGCTTTGTCTGCTTTTAGATAATCTTCAAGCCCAGTGGCTGTGACAAATGCGGCAGGCTGATTTATGACTACTTGAAGCAGTCGGCCATGATTTGGTGCAATGATTCTCGTGCGCAAGATTTCGAACGCCCCAGATACCGTTTCCCAGGCCGTACGGAACCGATCTAGGTCAAGTCCCGGTGCTAGTCTCAGAATGCGCTGGGTGATGTAGTCGCCTTGCGTTATTGAAAGTGAAAAAAGCCCTTCTTGAAGCGGCGTGCATGGATACATATCCACGATGGTTTCTTCTTGAATCCCGTACAGCTTTTGCACCTCATCCAATAACAGTGGTAGATGAGAGTCTGCTGGTACAAGATGGAATGGAGAGATATCAACCGCACCATAGAATGATACTTGTTGCACAGTCTTTGCCACCTCTTCTAGAGTTGAAGAACCCAAAACATCTGCAACAGATAGACCCAGACCAATTTTTCGGGCTTCGCTAACAACTTTCATGGCCCCAAGAGAGTCGCCTCCAAGTTGTACAAAAGTATCATCTAAGCCAATACTTGAGAGTTTGAGGCGGAGCACCTGACTCCAAAGCGATTGAATCTGTTGCTCTTCGTCAAGGCTCGGCATTCGCTTGGGAGATGCACTTGTAGTTCTCATATCCGCCAAGTCCTGCAGGGAAAAAGAGCTGCCGATTTCTCGCAGCTTTCTTCTATCTATCTTCCCGGTCGGGGTGGTGGGTAGTTTTGACATTGTGAAAAACAGTGCCGGTATCATATACGAGGGAAGATTCTTTGCCATGCGCTCCTCGTTATCTGGTGTAACGGGTAGTAGTGTCGCCTTAAATAAGTCACTTGTGGCTGGAATTGATGGCAATTCAATTGGTTGAGTAAATGCGGCAAGGATAAAATGATTCGCCTTTTCTCCTCGAGGGCTGATCACATCAACCACTACTTTCTCGACGTCGGAAAGCGCTTCCTTGATTCGATACTCTACCTCTCCAAGCTCGACACGCTGGCCACGGACTTTGACTTGCGCGTCCTTTCTCGCTACATAAGATAGGCTGCCGTCCTGGTGATATCGTACGAGATCACCCGTCTTGTACAACCGTCCCTGTCTTCCAGAGGGCTTGGATGGGCAGCCTTCTAGCAGCCACCGAGGATTGTCAATGAAGGACTGCGCTGTTCTTGCTTCGTCATTTAAGTAGCCAAGCCCAACAAGAGGGCCTTCTAAAAGCAATTCTCCAACAGCGCCAACTGGCATCAGGCGATTGTGATCTTCAGGGTCAACTACCCATGTCACTTGCCCGATACCTTTTCCAATTCGCGTTGCCTCCTCTGGCGATTTCGCAATCACATTGAGTACACTTCTAGGTGCGCATTCTGAGAGCCCCAGCACATTCATCACCCGTACTTTTCCCCACCAGACCTTTATATCCTCGGTGTGAAGGCCTTCGCCAGAGAATATGACAAGCTCTACTTCAGGAATCAAGTCCGGGGTAATAAGTCTCGAGGCTGATGGTGTAAGGTGGATAACATTGGCGCGCAAAGATGCAATACTCTCGGCCAGCCTGTTTCTCTTATCATACTCGCTAGGGATACAAATGCAACCACCTGCAGTGAGGGTAATAAATAAATTGGCAATTGAGGCAACAAAACTATAGGAGGCAAAGTCAAACATCCTCATCTGGGAAGTGACCTTGTAGTGTTCCAGCTGATATGTCATAGCTGAGGAGAAGTTTCTATGGCTTATCATAGCTCCTTTAGGCGTACCTGTGCTGCCGGAAGTGAATACGACGTACATGACGGAGTCTGGGTCCGGCGCAGGTATGAACAATGGCCCGCTAGACAGATTGACAAAGAATTCGTGATTGATTATGATGACTCTGTTGAGTAGTCTCATACTCACAGACTGGGAAGATAGGGAGGAGAGGATAAAGTCAGACTGTGTCTGGTGAGCTATGGTGCGCAGCCGCTCTTGGGGGAGGGAAGGGTCGAGAAGGACGAATCCACCGCCTGCTTTAAGGACACCAAGTAATGCAATCATTGTCCACATGGACTTTTCGAAGCACAAAGGTATCAATTTATTAGGCCCGACACCGAGCTCCACCAACCGGCAAGCAAGAATAGAAGAAAGATGATTTAACTCGCTGTAGGTCAACTGCCCGTCCCATGCCTGCACGGAGACTGCATCTGGCTGCTCACGAGCATTTTGCTCGATGACGGTGTGGATGCAAAGATCCACAGATGGAGGGCGATTGCCATTCCAGCTCCAAATTGTTTCCAGGTTGCCGTACGTTACCAGCTCAAGGTCGGCTAGGATGGTAGCAGGACTAGACTGTTGGAGTTGTTGGAAAAGAGACGTGAATTGTTTCAAAGCTCCTTCGACTACCCAGGACTCGACGACATTGGCGTCAAAGGTGGCAGTGATGGAGATTGATTCGGCGTCGTGAAGGATATGTAATAGGAGAGATTGTCCCGTCCAGCCTGCTAATGGCGGTTGGAACCTTCCAGTTTCACGTGTTTGAATAATAAGAAGACTTTGAAACTCGGCGGCCTGGTGGCTTTCGGGCGATATTTTGGCGATATTATCAAGCCCTATGTACTCAAACGGAGCCATTTCCCAGCCTTGCTTATAAATGGTTTTCAAATAGTCTGTGACAGTGGAAGCACGGTTCCAGCTGATCCTCACGGGAGCAAGAGCAGTCGTCTGATCAACAAGATCATTCGTGCCATCAATGGAAGCATTTTGCTCAGATACTGTAACGCCGAAAACGACGTCGTCCGAATTCGTCATGCAACCAATCACCAATGCCCATGACGCCCGCATCAAGACTGGTATGGTAGCAACAGGAGGCTTCTTCAAGTGTATAGGTATCTCATAGGTGATTGTGTCATTGGCCTGGGAGTTCTGATCAGGCAACTTGAGATGTGGGAATGTTGCCGCATTGAAATCAGTCAAAGTATTCTGCCAGTATAGCTCTGACTGACGAACAGAATCGGGGACCgtcatgatggagatggacgtCAAAACACAGCTATCGTGTAAACGAGTATCGATCAAGCCGGGTGCAACTATCAAGACGGTTGAGAAAGAACACAGGACGCAGTTACGCAAAATGTTCGTATGATTGGAAGGACGTGGCTCATGGCGTGGTGCCGAATTGGCTTCTTTAGTTGCTACTAAACACAGAATGCACCGGACTTCGCTGATGTCCCGGCCATGGCGTACAAGTACAGGGTGCCAAACAGACGGATGAACTGAGCACGTCTTCGGAATAATTACCTGGGCGAGGATCAGCAAGGGGATCAGCGAGGGAAGAGCTTCTAACCGCACCCCTTACAGTTGAGGGGTGAGCATATACAGTATGGGGATGAGGTGGGGGGACGGGTCGTCTGATCTCCTGA of the Trichoderma breve strain T069 chromosome 4, whole genome shotgun sequence genome contains:
- a CDS encoding AMP-binding enzyme domain-containing protein; amino-acid sequence: MTVPDSVRQSELYWQNTLTDFNAATFPHLKLPDQNSQANDTITYEIPIHLKKPPVATIPVLMRASWALVIGCMTNSDDVVFGVTVSEQNASIDGTNDLVDQTTALAPVRISWNRASTVTDYLKTIYKQGWEMAPFEYIGLDNIAKISPESHQAAEFQSLLIIQTRETGRFQPPLAGWTGQSLLLHILHDAESISITATFDANVVESWVVEGALKQFTSLFQQLQQSSPATILADLELVTYGNLETIWSWNGNRPPSVDLCIHTVIEQNAREQPDAVSVQAWDGQLTYSELNHLSSILACRLVELGVGPNKLIPLCFEKSMWTMIALLGVLKAGGGFVLLDPSLPQERLRTIAHQTQSDFILSSLSSQSVSMRLLNRVIIINHEFFVNLSSGPLFIPAPDPDSVMYVVFTSGSTGTPKGAMISHRNFSSAMTYQLEHYKVTSQMRMFDFASYSFVASIANLFITLTAGGCICIPSEYDKRNRLAESIASLRANVIHLTPSASRLITPDLIPEVELVIFSGEGLHTEDIKVWWGKVRVMNVLGLSECAPRSVLNVIAKSPEEATRIGKGIGQVTWVVDPEDHNRLMPVGAVGELLLEGPLVGLGYLNDEARTAQSFIDNPRWLLEGCPSKPSGRQGRLYKTGDLVRYHQDGSLSYVARKDAQVKVRGQRVELGEVEYRIKEALSDVEKVVVDVISPRGEKANHFILAAFTQPIELPSIPATSDLFKATLLPVTPDNEERMAKNLPSYMIPALFFTMSKLPTTPTGKIDRRKLREIGSSFSLQDLADMRTTSASPKRMPSLDEEQQIQSLWSQVLRLKLSSIGLDDTFVQLGGDSLGAMKVVSEARKIGLGLSVADVLGSSTLEEVAKTVQQVSFYGAVDISPFHLVPADSHLPLLLDEVQKLYGIQEETIVDMYPCTPLQEGLFSLSITQGDYITQRILRLAPGLDLDRFRTAWETVSGAFEILRTRIIAPNHGRLLQVVINQPAAFVTATGLEDYLKADKAHQMALGVPLVRYALVKDEVGLYSHFVFTIHHALYDGWSMRLILNSVDKVYRGQDLDAPPKFNGFIDYVNRQSAELAKAYWLRFLDGYSGTPFPTIPPTIHQPSIDSRLRWDMSIPNTTTMKVTTSSLIRAAWALTVGLWIDANDVVFGVPLSGRNAPIPGIEKMAAPTIATVPVRVRWDKHSTIVDYLETVQKQAIEMIPFEQSGLSMISRSGDGCQRACEFQTLLLVQPDISPIEETLGKWELKEYQELNTYALTVEVKLGARGITVHAGFDSKVLETQLVQNLVQSFESVLQQLSIANPDEKMLKVDIMTAQDVERIWSWNGRLPNAIDRCVHSLIGDQVCADPASPAIYAWDATLSYEELDRLSTKLAWRLQDIGLALGDIVPLCFEKSAWIIVSLLAVVKAGGTFVLLDNALPEQRLQVIVQQVNARIILSSTDCQSLSLRLASTVIPVSASLASDLENQPERQLSSPTPDSILYVAFTSGSTGVPKGAQVSHINFASAIHHQTKKFAYKKSWRVFDFASYSFDMSIFAILYTLATGACLCIPNDEDRKSDLPKAISDMQADSIILTPSVLRTLHPTEVSCLKLIMSIGEPLCRDDVTPWVTAGVQLVNAYGPAECTPVSTINTDVADGEGNPHVGRGLGHVTWVADAEDHNRLVPVGKVGELLLEGPLVGCGYLGNPEKTQAVFIEDPSWLLKGSMKHAGRRGRLYKTGDLVSYNDDGTLNYISRKDNQVKIRGQRVELGEVEHHVKQCIADAVQVVAEVVSNGDSGANPVLVAFVTKTSTNAETNSSIIQTSHGLEPEVEKALTELLPLYMIPVAIFHLEEMPMTATEKTDRKKLRMIGSELLARQRAERQTSSPKPKQQPSSAVEVQIRRIWAQVLNVNESDIGVDDSFLQLGGDSITAMQVSSLARASYINISSADVLRVKTVSKLAANSAVARPLTNYSVQPSEDTGNSFSLSPMQNLYMHLQPSPNLPYDQNFFLGLKTNLSQDVIAAAIETLVERHSILPQCRGSLDIVKGPLIAACIINEDETQSLFLSIHHLVVDLVSWRVLLRDLESILTFKDNFASASLDFQTWTILQEQYASIGLETQSFRPSKPEMGHLEYWGVDYLSNKSDSILTKTFALKVQATSAILGHCNDAFGTRPVELMIAAVIHSFVSRFPDRHSPMIMNEGHGREPWDNAVDVSNTVGWFTTMSPVQVPSDVNSSLDDVIRLTKDLMRNQPQNGWAKFTSLCKDGAGAMEFAKQFPVEILFNYAGIYQQLENDDAFFQKLQLPRNCDPLARLDVQRFALFDIGARVEKGSLIVSVAYNKYMNHQSEICDWVDILQGTLARMSSELPTAMPRWTLTDFPLAFQTYDNIQELSQYHLSRLGVKSSDVEDIFPCSPLQKGVLAACKRDPRNYRAKFAVEVRAGLGAGILDIPKLEMAWREVVRKHALLRSLLITKIGEQKEAFHVVLKDPIPSVCRIRKQNSTSHWTLQHEISETYGPDELQHHLIIHEIDATTAHLELHISHAIMDGFSLQLLWKNLQEAYNDSQGSTGSYRSFVEYLQSQSKDASIDFWSGRLENAVPCILPAAVVDQNSSSFENIQVPIKSSELIKEFCSASEITTATLIRVAWAMVLRLYTGSLSPCFGNISSGRDAPIPRVDRIFGPLISMEPCLISFENSLSMLEVLKAAQQDYLDSLPYQHLPLREIHHMLGLKKKALFNSIVSFQRSWGWEAQDGLSVNHLDAFDPNEYDITVRVSDGNAGTLVKLTFRPNFLSSDEKREVARVFGKAISAIVTDPLRKVEDIQL